Proteins from a genomic interval of Oncorhynchus clarkii lewisi isolate Uvic-CL-2024 chromosome 13, UVic_Ocla_1.0, whole genome shotgun sequence:
- the LOC139365097 gene encoding parvalbumin 8, with amino-acid sequence MSLSSILSADAIDAAMKDCQAPDSFNCKKFFQQCGLTKKSPAEVKKVFGILDNDASGFIEEEELKFFLQRFNPGARVLTEKETKAFMSAADDDSDGMIGADEFQAMVLS; translated from the exons ATGTCGCTCTCATCTATCCTTTCCGCTGATGCCATAGACGCTGCTATGAAGGACTGCCAAG CACCGGACTCCTTCAACTGCAAGAAGTTCTTCCAGCAGTGTGGCTTGACCAAAAAGAGTCCCGCGGAGGTGAAGAAAGTCTTCGGGATACTGGACAACGACGCCAGCGGTTTCATTGAGGAGGAGGAACTCAA ATTCTTCCTCCAGAGGTTCAACCCCGGGGCCCGTGTCCTGACTGAAAAAGAGACCAAGGCCTTCATGTCTGCTGCTGATGATGACAGCGACGGCATGATTGGAGCAGATG AGTTCCAGGCCATGGTCCTATCCTGA